The window ACCCCGAGACCAACGTCTTTGTCCTTACGCCAGTATGTCCATTAGTACCGTTCCCGCCAATCGTTTTCTCCGAAAACAGCACACTTACAATAGAAATAGAGAAGCCACATACAGTATTAGTTGTGGTTGATGGACACTATCGGAAACTCGTTGAGAAACGAACCCCTCATTTAACGATTACGAAGTCGGATAATGTAACTTCGTTTATTCGCTTCAAAGAGGAATTCTATCGGCGGCTAAAGAATCGGCTGTTATATCCGAAGGGAGGACGATGCTGACAAAAATTGACAAACAAAAAACAATCGTCTTAGACACTTCGGCCTTCATAGCTGGATTCGAACCACTCTCCATCCAAGACATTCAATATTCAGTGCCAGAAGTTGAACACGAACTTATTACTGACTCGCTACCCTGGACCCGATTTATTGCTGCCCTTGAAAACGGAAAGCTGAAAGTCAAAACACCCCGAGCAGACTATGTTAAAAGGATTAAGGCGTCATCAAAAGCCGTTGGCGACCTGCTCTTCCTCTCAGACGCAGATCAACAAGTCTTAGCATTGGCATTAGAACTGAAAGACATGGGCTACAACCCTCAAATCGTCACAGACGACTACTCCATACAAAACGTGGCCAACCAAGTAGGCATTAAATTCACGCCGTTATTGACCTTTGGAATACGCTACCGCTTCCGCTGGACGCTTTACTGCCCCGCATGCCACCACAAATACCCAGCAGATTATCAGCATAAACGTTGCGAAATTTGCGGAACTGAGTTGAAACGGAAACCTGTCGGAAAAACGCCGCTATGAAGCGGCACTAAACGTTGAACTTAGAAGATTTATTGTCATCTCTTTTTTCAGCTTGGTGGTGGGCGAGTTCCAAGCACCAAAAGAATAATCATTTCAGAACCGCCTCTTTCCACCGTTATGTTGGTCGTTTGGCCTGGCAACGTATGTTCTTCAAGGTAGCTGGAAATTTCGTCGCCGTTTATTATTTGTGTGTCGTTCATGGCGAGGATTATGTCATCAGCTTTTAACTCATATTTTGCGGCTGGACTGTGAGATATCACATCCAGTATTAACCATCCATAAGTGGTTGAGGTGCCCATCTCCTGAGCAAACTCATAGGTCATATCCATTCCCATCACTCCTATCCAAGAATGTGGATAACTGGTACCATTCACAAGCCAAGCAATCTCGCGGAGGATTGCATTAGAGGGTATGGCAAAGCCTACTCCTGTCGAGTTTTCGATTATGGCAAATGTAACGCCCACCACTTGACCTTTAGAGTTCAACAGTGGACCGCCGGAGTTACCCGGATTGATAGGAGCACTAATTTGTATGACATTAGCAATAGAATACCCGCCTGCAAGCTCTTCAGGAATTGCTCTTCCAAGCTGGCTAACGATGCCAGTTGTCATGGAGCCGATTAGCTCATAAGGATTACCTATGGCTATTACGAAATCGCCCACTCTGACCAGCGAGGAGCTGACTATAGGAAGAGGTTTGAATTCTTCTGGAGAAGCACCGCCAACGGAGAGAACAGCAAGGTCAACATAAACATCTGAGCCAAGAACACTGGCAGAATATGCATGGCCATTTGTGAAAGTGACGGAACGGCTCGTTGTACCTTGAACTACATGGTAGTTCGTGATCACAATTGGACCTGAAAAGAAATCACTTGAATAATTATAGACAAACCCTGAGCCTGCCACCTCCCCGTGAGCTGTTTGCCCACGAATCAAAACTACAGAGTCTTTGATGCCATCGTAGAGCTCGGAAAGCGATATGTTTCCTACGCTGGTTTGGTTATAGCTTCCTAGAGCCTCTGTCATGGCGGAGATTTGGGTTTGAAGGGTTGCAACTTTATTTTCTAACTCTCTAACTCTACCTGAGCATAGTTGGTATGTGTAGATGCTTCCAACAATACCGGCGACTACTATGAGGGCAATCACTGCCACTGTTATAAGTGAAAGGCGGTTTGAGCGAGGTTCATATTCGTTGAACAGGTCTTGCGGTACTCCAAAATCTTATCATCAAATGCTGGCCTTTGATTCTTATAAGCGTTCCTTAAAGGTAAAGAGCTTTCTAAACTCTCTTTTAATAACATAGGCAACCGTATTCCAATATGGCACGTATGGAGGAAACAATTGAATTGAAGGAGCACACGAGTTTGCAGCCATTACCGTTTTTGTTTCTAGTCTGTGTCTTATCATTTCCACGTTAGGTTACACTGCACCCCTGCAGCTTGAAATGCTAACATGGTGGTTTGAAAATTCCAAAAAAACAGCGATAGAAAACATGAAATACTACAAGGGCTTTGCGGTTTCAAGCTTATAGAAGGCGAAGAGTATACCGTACACAAGGGCGTACCAGAAGGTTTCTGAAAGATGAAAGCCAGAAGCGCCCTCATATTTCACAAAAGTGAGAAACACTGTGACTGTCACCCAGAGATTGTGAAAAGAAAATAGAGACCCCAGAAAAAGTGCACTCCATGTTCAAATTCATCCTTTAAAGGTAAATACGGCCAACCCATCAACAATAGGACATTATCAGGCCATTTGCAACATAGAATATCAATGGGCGCTTTTGATATAACAAGAAAAATAGGCCCAATGCACCTACGATTGTAAAAAGAGTCATCAACCTTATCGGAACCTTGTGCTGAAGGAAAGAATCCACGCTCTACCACTTAATTTCGCTCGTATCAGCGGCTATCTGTCCCTTATGCCCTTTTGAAAGTTGTAGATATCCAGTCACTAGCACTGGTGTTTGAATTTTGGCGCCGGGGAGAGGATTTGAACCCCTGAGGGTCAAAGACCCACCGGCTGACTAGCCCACTTCTAAACACTATGGATCTCGAGGCCGGCGCATTACCGCTCTGCCACCCCGGCACCAACAAGGTCAGAAAGACCGCAACATATCTAAAAGCGTTTTGCCTTATGTCTCTACTCATATTTTAAACCTGACGGATGCCTGCCTGGGCCCAAACAGAATCTATAGAGATCTGAGAAGCGCATACACAGTTCTCAATCCTTTAAAGATAAAAGCAACCAACACCAAACAGACAGAAAGGAAACCCGCGTCATGAAACTAACAAACAAACTACTCCAAATCAACCCAGCAACCACGCAACAGAAAATCACACGCTTCATCAAGGATTACATAAATAAAACCAAAACAAAAGGGATAGTCCTAGGCATCTCAGGAGGAATAGACAGCGCCACCACAGCCGCCCTAGCCACAAAAGCCATAGGCCCTAACAAAGTCTTGGGCTTATACATGCCAGAAAAGGAAACCTACAACAAAACCGACCACAAACACGTAAAGCTCCTCGCTGAGAAATTCAAATTCAAACTGAAAACCATCGATCTCACCCAAACTCTAAACATTCTATACAAAACCATCCCAGACTACAACCTAAAAGACAAACTTAGCCGAGGTAACCTCAAGGCTCGAACCCGCATGCTTATCTGGTACTACTATGCCAACCACCAAAACCGCATCGTTGCAGGCAGCAGCGACAAAAGCGAAACAATGATAGGCTACTACACCAAATGGGGAGACGCAGCCGCAGACATCTCCCCCATCATGGATCTATACAAAACACAAGTCCGGCAACTCGCCCTCCATCTAGACATACCACCAGCAATAGCAAAAAAGCCATCAACCCCAGCCCTCTGGCCAAACCAAACCGCAGAAGAAGAAATCGGCCTAAAATATGAAATCCTCGACCTAATCCTCTACGGCCTAGAACACTTCATGCCCACCAAATCAATAGCAACACAACTACATCTACCCGCCAAAACAATCGCAACCGTTAAAAAAAGATGGCTACAAACAGAGCATAAAAGACAGATGCCCCTAACAACAAAACTCCAATATCGAACTATAAACGCCGACTTCAGACTCACCCGCGTAACGGAGGTAGTATAACATGAAGGAAGAATTCAAAGTAGCCCTCGCACAATTCCCATGCCAAATCGGAAACAAACAACACAACATCAACAAAATGGCAAAATATGCCCAACAAGCCAGAAAGCAAAAAGCCGCTATCATTATTTTCCCTGAAATGTCCCTGACTGGCTACACCACTCGAGACCTAACATATGAGCTCGCCGAAGAAATCCCAGGACCTACCACCGAAAAAATCGAGAAAATAGCCAAAAAAGAAAGTCTCTACACAATCTACGGCATGCCGGAGTTCAGCGAAAAAGGAAAAGCAATACTCTACAATACAGCCGTACTGATAGGTCCAGAAGGCTACGTCGGCAAATATAGAAAAATGCACCTACCAACCCACAGTGTCTTCGAAGAAAAGAGATACTTCAGACTAGGATATCAAACACCAGTCTTCGAAACAAGCATTGGAAAACTCGGCATAATCATATGCTATGACATATTCTTCCCAGAAGTAACACGTGCACTGCGGCTGCAAGGAGCAAAATTCATAATCTGCATCTCGGCCTCCCCTGCTGTAAGGAAAAAGTTCTTCGAAACTCTCACAGCCGCTAGAGCAATAGAAAACACATGCTTCTTGGCATACGTAAACCTCGTTGGCATAGAAAATGGTCTTCAATTTTGGGGAGGAAGCCGTCTCATAAGTCCAAGTGGCACCATAATTACCCAATCAAAATATAATGATGAAGACATCTCATTTGGATGCGTAAACTATGAAGACCTAAAGCCAATAGAAGCCTTTGTTCCCACCCTTCGCGATTTAAGACCAGAATTATACGCTTCATTGAAGGAACTTTCAGAAAACCTGTGATGTCACAAGAATCACACATATGTGATGTTTACGTGATACAAATAAGCATATAGAACATGATGTCAAAAAGCGTCAAAAGCTGCTTGTCTACACCTAGCTTACGAAATTACCTGGTTTTAGCATTCCCAACAGCTTTCTCTATCCTATCCAGCGCCTCATTGATTTTCTCATATGCCGTAGCAAATGAAAACCGCAAATAGTTTTCGCCATATTTGCCAAACGAAGAACCAGGTGTCACAGCCACTTTTGCCTTTTTCAATAGGAACTCAGAAAAATCAGCAGATGTTGTTTTGTACGATTTAATATTCGGAAACGCATAGAAAGCACCTTTTGGAAGGAAACAGTTGAATCCTTCAATTTCACCTAATCGTCTATAGACAAGTCTGCGTCGTTTATCAAATTTAGAAACCATTTCCGACACAAACTTTTGTGGGCCTTCCAAAGCCGCCGTAGCAGCATATTGAGCTGGCCCATCGACACATGCCACTGTAAATTGCTGAGTTAGCAACATAGGTGAGATTAAATCCTCGTGTCCTAACGCGCATCCAACACGAAAACCTGTCATGGCATATGTTTTAGAAAAAGAATTTACAACTATCGTCCGCTCACGCATACCAGGAAACGTTGCCAAGCAATAGTGTTTCGCATCATCATAAATAATTTTTTCATAAACCTCATCAGAAATAATAATTAGATCTTTTTCGACCGCAAGCTTCGACAACTCAGCTAACTCATCATAGGTCAAAATAGACCCCGTAGGGTTATTGGGAAAATTGAGAATAATCACACGTGACTTCTCCGTGATAAGTGACGTCACAGTCTCTATATCCGGCTTGAAACAGTCATCCTCAAGCATCGGCATTGAGACAGGAGTTCCTCCCGCAATCAACACTGCTGGTTCATAACACACAAAGCCAGGGTCCGGTATCAACACCTCATCGCCTGGATTTATGAAAGCTAACAAGGCAAGAAAAACTGCTTCTGTTGCACCAACAGTAACTAAGATTTCGTTTTCTGGATTATAAAAAAGCCCATATTCTCGAGTGAACTTCTTCGCCAAAGCTTCCCGCAATTCTGGAATTCCGCTTGAAGGCGTGTAATGCGTTTTTCCTTCAATTATTGCTTGCTTAGCAGCCTCCAAGACGTGCATTGGTGGTGTAAAGTCCGGCTCTCCCAAACCAAGGCTTATGAGGTCAGGCATATTCTGAGTTAGCGCAAAAAGACGGCGAATCCCAGATGGTTTAATATTCTCTAGTCTCTCAGCCTTTTTTCTACGCATTTGCAAGAGTTTTCCCCTCACTTTCTTTAATTCTCTCAGCATAAAATGTTTACCTTTGTCAATTCAAAAGCGCATGTTTGCACTCTAACTTCACCACAAAAACTATATTCGTCCTGTATACAAAATTGTATCCAATCAACATGTAAGTCTAGGGTATAGATGCTGTCCTTCAAAAAAAAAGTTCAAAACTGGCTGAAACGCTCATTGGAAGACCCGCTTGCTAAAATACTTGCAAAAAACAGTAATTTAACTAGAACACAGCTAGAAACGCTGCTTATAGACGTTTTAGCCGAAAATTTAGCCTCCAAATCGTTGAAATACGAAGAAAAAGCCAAATTAAGGCAAACAAAGGCACCAATAAGCCGCGGTGCCTTCAATAGAACACTAAAGCAAGCGAAAAAAAACATCATACAATCAATATACACGATACTCCTTCTTGGCTACTTTGGCATCCTCGAAGACGCAAGCCTAACGCCTTATCTCGAAGTTGCAAACAAATTAAAAGCATATACAAAAGCATACAGGGATCTCCATGGTAACCATCAAGAAGCAAAAGAACAACTGCAAATGATACATATATTGCGCGAAGAACTCGAAACAATGCTTAACCAACTATCAAAAACGTGGACTTCACCCAGTTCGTGATGTCACATGTCACACAATTTATGGAGATTACTAAAACTCAAGAGAAGTCAATTTTCACTCTCAAAATGAGCATCAATCTTGAATTAGCCAACGAAAACGACGATTTTCTGATTTTCTAATAACATATCTTGCACGAAAGAAACTCTGCTTAGTGATGTGATTTGTGACGTCACATCAACGTCATTCCCACCGTAAACCTTAAGTTTTCCTTCAACAATACTGTGATTTCAGGTGTGATGTCATACAGGTCACAGCTAATCACGTTGAAGTCACAGGTTAGTGTCAGAAAATGTTAGACCCCTTTATTCTTGTAAGCGTCTTGTCAGTATTCACTTTGATAGTTGCAGTTCTATATAGCAAACGCATCCGTGAAGCTCATGAAAAGTATGTAGAAGCCAAAAGCATTATTGGCGACGTTATTTTCAGTTTTAACAGGCAGGTGCAAAGACAGGGGGACCAGCTTGAGATTTCAGCTCGGAAGGTCGATGTTCTTTCTAGTCATAACGAGTTTTTTACTGAAAAACTGGCAAAGCAGGAAAAAGAGGTCCAGGCGCTTGCGAAAAAGGTGAAATCCCTTCCTACTTTGGAAAAGGTGCTAACTAGAATTGACGCCTTGGAAGATAAGTTCGTTGAAGTTTCGTCGATGAGAGATACCTTGCTACAGAAAGTTGATGAGATGGAGGAACGAAGGTTTCACCAGATAGAGTCGGAAACAAAAATTGAATCAGCCATTCCAATAAAGCGAGAAAAAGCGTTGGCGCCGTTGACTACAACTGAACTTTCAGTTCTTGAGTTTCTTGCTATTGAAGGAGAAAAGACAGCCCCGGAAATAAAGGAGCGAATAAAACTTAGCAGAGAACACACGGCGCGTTTGATGAAGAAACTTTATGAAGATGGTTATTTAGAGCGTAGCACCAGCAAAATTCCTTTCAAGTACCATCTGAAAGAAGAGATGCGGAAAATTCTCAGGGGCCCTGAGCAGAAAGGCTAGCTGGTGCCGAGGTTCCTAGCTGCGTTTCGTAGTCGTTTCAGATTTTCCTCCATAGCTTTAAGGGGTTTAGATGGAGGCAGGTTGTAGTCAACTTTCTCTTTAGTTTCTAAGTATTCTGGGTAGTGCGTCACCTTCACCGGGACTGCAAATCGAATCTTTGGCTCAGAAATTAGTAATGCTTCGCCTATATCAAGCATCTTTACTTCTGTGTCACTGTACTCGAGGTACGGCGTATTTCTAGTAAGATAGTCTCTATCAGTCTTCAACTCGGTTTTCATAATAACTTTGGTCCAAAGCTCTGCAAAAACATCGGGATTAATCCTAGAAGGTCGTGGCGTCACTGCGTTTAATCCTACACGATATTTTCGATATGTCAATGCGATAGCAGAGAAAATTGTCCCTTCTCTGCTTGGATCTAGAAATTCATGAGCCTCCTCAAGCGTTATTAATAACGTAGGCAGTTTCTGCCATTCTTCGAATTTTGCTTCCCACATGCGCTTGTAATGGTTTGCCACACCTGACGCCGTTAAACAAACGACACGATGCTGCTCCTCAATTGTAATTCCTGAAATGTCAACGAGGCATGTGATTCCTTGGCTTATGTTTTCAATAACATCATCAATAAAGCTGTATCTAGAGGGAGGGAAAAGCCTTGAATCTAAGGAGAGGAGTTTTCTCATTAAAGCAGCGATCGTCTCTCTGTGTGCGCTTGTTATTTTGGCTATACCTGTTCGCCCGTTCCGTTCATATTCTTCTCTTGACTTTTCAATCCACCCCTCTCCAAGTTGCTGATATAGCTTCTCAGCAAGTCGATTTTGAGGAGGGGTAATATCGGGATACAGATTACGCAACTTCCAAGGACGAAGTGTTCGAAGACCAACACGCAGTTTTTCCTCTTTTGTACTATAGAATCGTACTCTACTATGAAAGAACGGGTGATTGCATAAGCCTTTATTATTCAGCTCCTTCCCCTCCAGTAATTGCCCAGCGAAGTCAAAAATCAACCCTGCAGTTCTTGGACTGTGGTCGACTAACTGTGCATTTATTATTAGTTCAGTGTTGGTTTTTCCAGAGCCTGTCATGCCAAAAATGCCCATCATTCGCGGTATTGCATCGACATTTATCCCTACAATCCCGAGAGTTTGTTCTCCGGAACGCAGATACCCTATTTTCAACTCTCCTGCAAGTTTCAATACGTCTGAATCTTCTGCAGTTGTCGGGTAGACTTTGTCCATATAGTTAGGGTTGAAAGTCGGAGACCGAACCTTCCCAGCTTTTCTTTCAAGAAAAAGAATAGCCTCAATATTTTTGTAACACGAGTAAGGGCCAAAAGCTTCCTTTCCTTCTGCTTCGCGAAGTTGCTCACCAGTATCAAGAGTAGACTTGCTTTGGGCATTCACAACTCTAGCATAAAACCTACTGTTACCTGAGTCTACGCGAACTATTTGCCCAAAGCAAAGATTTGTGCCCTTGTTCAAGAAAAAGGAGATCTTGTCACCTTTTACTTCGCATATGGAACCAAAATGGTTAGACACGCTCAATCCACTCCCAATTGAAAGCATGTTTTGCCCCATGAAGCTCGTCTGCAAAATTGCAGGCAAGTTCTTCTTGGCGAAGTACATCGAGAAGCCCGGCGCCGGCTAACTCTTCTTCAACTTGGACGTGATATTGAAGTAGCTTGGTCTCAGAAACACCCGAAAAATCGTGCGCCAGCCACAGTACCACTGGATAGCCCAGACAACGAGGGTCCTCGGAGATCACAGAAAGAGGTGACAGCAGTGATTGTATGTTGTGGTTGGTTAAATAGCTCATTATGTCACAGCGGAAGGCTCGCGGACTGTCTTCACACAGCTTAATGATAGATATGTCGCCGTAAAGGTGCTCATGAATGTTAGCTTTCTTAACAGGGTAATAAACCCAGCGTCCCTGAGGGGCAAGCATGTACGTCGCAGCAATAAGATCTCGCCCCTTCTCGTCATGAAGTTTAGGAGATTGTTTACTTATAGCTAGTAGTTTTATTCCTCTTCTTTCACATTTCTCATAAAGCATGGCATTAAATTTTCTTTCACCGCCAAAGTAGCTGGCTCCATCAAGAAGAACATAGTCATTTTTATCTGCTTTATGGAGTAACCTTAAGGCCATTTCGCTCTCTAATTGAAGTCTCGTTTCTTGTAGAATTTTGCGACGTACATATGAATCTCCTTTCAACGTTTTGATTCTCTCTTTGAAATTCCAGTCTACTTCTCGTTTTTTAACAGTAGCGTATGAAACTCGGAAGAGGTATATGCCCCAATTGTTTGCTCTCTTTAAGGTTCTAGTCGAACAATCTACCGCAAAGAAATGTACATCACAAGTTTTCGCTTTCTTTAGTGGAGCAATATTTGCTAATGCTGGTTTTAAGTTTATTGAAGGTTCATCTTTTATATCTCTAAAACTTGTTGACTGCCCCTTCTCAATGTAACTTTTCAGTATTTCCTTCATCTCGTTAAAATCTGTTTTAACTTCTTTATCCATTCGTTAGACTCCTGAATCCTTCAGAGTGATAAAGTAGCCAATTAACGTAAATCTTTTTGTAACGTTTTTGCTTATTTATTTTTCATAATCCTTAGGCTGTTTTGCGCCAATCTTGTTATCAGTTGATACTTCATGTTATAGGTTAACCCTCTTCTTGCAAGGACCCCGCGGTCAACCATTCTTGCTAAATATGTAGAAACTGTACTAAGAGAAATTGGTTCATTGAATTCTTGTTCGTACGCTGCGAGAATTTCCTTAGAAGAAAACCATGCAAAAGGAAAATGTTTTTCAGCAACAGTTTTGGTTTTGTCGAATTTGGAGGCACTAGCTATGCTATTCTTTAATTGTTGCTTGTCATGTATGCCGCTGAGTAACTCCACAATATCAAGTAAGCATAAAGCCTTTTCTCTAGTCACTTTACCTTCAAAAGTTATATTGTAACGGTTACCATCCTCATCATATACTTCCACTCGCATTTTCTTGGCAGGCATAGTACGCACCAGAAGATAATATCAGTCACTTTACACTTCACAAGATATAATTGTTATGAAAAAAGCATCATAGTAAAAAAGCTGAAAACGGCGGCGTACAAACAAAAGGAGGGGGTTTTGCAATTATTTGGAGTTAACAGTATTCACAAACTATTTGTTTGAAAAAATGGAAAAAAACTGTAATCATCTTTAAATTTCCAAAGGAAACCAAGGGGTCTCTTATTCACACTAGAGTAGACAAAAATAACCAAAAAATGCCAGATCAGCCTATAGAAAATCTCATATTAGGCTAAACTTTACTAATGCTTCACAAAATGTGACTATTAATATTTTCACCAACCCCTATATTTCCATTGCAAAACTTAGTGTGTAAATTAATATTGTTGGTTCATATTAGAAATATGGATTTGTTAAGTGAAAGAGTGTATTTGCTAAAAAATATTTGACCATCAATATTAAATATATTCGGTCGTACTAAACAATCAGAGTATATTTCTTTCAATAAGAAATCATGTTAATATTTTATTTCAAAAGAGTTTCCATAAGAAAGAAAGGGGTGTGTGTGCAAGTACCTTTAAACCATTAAGCTTCTTTTTACTTTATATACGCAACAACTTTCTACATCTTACACTTTGCTTTTTAGTTCTATAGTATACCTCCATTTTTTTGTATGAGAGTGTTTATCTTTTCCAGTTGAAAGCAAGGTTTTACAATTGCATTTGCTGAAGGGAGAAAACTATCGTTATGAAAAAAGAAGCAGATATGCTTGATTCTGTCTTTGAACGTTTTCTGAAAACTAACCACTTTTTTAGGGATAGAGATGTACTCCGCCATGACTACATCCCAAAAAAACTACCTCACCGTGAAGATCAGATAAGGCACTTAGGCATGATTGTTGCTCCTCTGTTAAAAGCAGAAAGATGTTCCAACATATTTATTTATGGAAAAACAGGTACTGGAAAAACTGCTGTCATGAAATATGTGCTAAGCCGGCTTGTGCAAAAGGCTGTAGAATTTGGTGCACCAGTTAGGGCAGCGTATGTAAATTGCCGCTTAGAAGGAACGGAATATAGGGTGTTTACACGATTATGTGGTTCCTTAAACATCCATGTACCCTTTACTGGACTTGCTGTTGGCGAAGTTTTTGATCGCTTTAAAAAAGGTCTGGAAACCCAAAATCTCTCACTTATTGTTATATTAGACGAACTTGATGAGTTGATAAAGGCTAGAGGCAACATTCTCTTATATCAACTGACGAGGGTAAACGGTGCTCTTTGTAATAGTACCGTCTCTATCATTGGAATATCAAACGATCTACGTTTCAAAGAAATGCTGGAGCCACGCGTTTTAAGTGCCTTGAGTGAAGAGGAGGTAATGTTTAAACCCTACGATGCTTCCGAACTTCAAGACATTTTATGGCAAAGGGCAAAGTTAGCATTCTGCAAGGGTGTTTTACTAGAAGGTGCTGTGAGCCTTTGTGCCGCTTTGGCTGCTGCGGAACATGGGGATGCAAGGCGCGCACTCGACTTGCTCCGTGTGGCAGGCGAAGTAGCGGAGAGGGAGAATGCAAAGATAATAGCCGAAGACCATGTTAGAGAAGCCGAGAAGCGAATTGAGCGTAATAGAGTAATTGATGCATTAACAAATTTGACACTGCACTCAAAATTCGTTCTCTACAGCGTATACCTCCTCGGAAAAGCAAACATTTACTCCGCCATTACTGGCGACATATATGAAATATATACTGAACTGTGTAAGGAAATCGGAGTTTCTCCACTGACACAGAGAAGAGTAAGTGGGCTTGTAAGTGAGCTAGATTCAATTGGGTTACTAAATTCAAGGGTCATAAGTAGAGGTCGTTATGGTCGGACAAAAAAAATTAGTCTCGCAATACCGCGAAGCCCCTTAAAGAAAGTGTATATAGACGATGCCCACTTAGGACAGTTAACTGATTTCACACCGAAGTGTTTGATACTGAAATTTGGCAAAACTAAGCATTAAAGTCCACAGGTAAAACAGCAAGGGTCTGAAGATCTACAACAGGGATAATACCCGGTGTGGGTTCTAAACCCAAACTTCTCTGATAACCAGTTTGCTTTTGCCAAGCACCAGAATTAACCATAAGAGTTCCTCTATAAAATTCATGTTTCATAACGTGTACATGACCTGTATGGAAAACATCTGGAACACTTTCTATTACAAGAAAGTCTCGCTTCTCCGGCGCGATTGAGGTGCGCTGACCGTATGTAGGCGCCAAATGTCGACCTTTCAATAACAAGCGCATAGCTCTCTCCGGAGAATGAAAATCCATATCCGCCGCTGTAGCCAAGACATCGTCTAGACTTCGTCCATGATAAATGAGAAATTCTACTCCATGAATGCTTACAGTTGCTGGGTTGCCTAGTGATAATATATTCCGCGTCTCATAAAGGGGCTCTCCATACCTCTTAGGGATGGCCGGTTGTGGCAATGCCTTCCTCGCGGCGTCGTGGTTT of the Candidatus Bathyarchaeota archaeon genome contains:
- a CDS encoding carbon-nitrogen hydrolase family protein → MKEEFKVALAQFPCQIGNKQHNINKMAKYAQQARKQKAAIIIFPEMSLTGYTTRDLTYELAEEIPGPTTEKIEKIAKKESLYTIYGMPEFSEKGKAILYNTAVLIGPEGYVGKYRKMHLPTHSVFEEKRYFRLGYQTPVFETSIGKLGIIICYDIFFPEVTRALRLQGAKFIICISASPAVRKKFFETLTAARAIENTCFLAYVNLVGIENGLQFWGGSRLISPSGTIITQSKYNDEDISFGCVNYEDLKPIEAFVPTLRDLRPELYASLKELSENL
- a CDS encoding ribonuclease VapC, with the translated sequence MLTKIDKQKTIVLDTSAFIAGFEPLSIQDIQYSVPEVEHELITDSLPWTRFIAALENGKLKVKTPRADYVKRIKASSKAVGDLLFLSDADQQVLALALELKDMGYNPQIVTDDYSIQNVANQVGIKFTPLLTFGIRYRFRWTLYCPACHHKYPADYQHKRCEICGTELKRKPVGKTPL
- a CDS encoding NAD+ synthase; protein product: MKLTNKLLQINPATTQQKITRFIKDYINKTKTKGIVLGISGGIDSATTAALATKAIGPNKVLGLYMPEKETYNKTDHKHVKLLAEKFKFKLKTIDLTQTLNILYKTIPDYNLKDKLSRGNLKARTRMLIWYYYANHQNRIVAGSSDKSETMIGYYTKWGDAAADISPIMDLYKTQVRQLALHLDIPPAIAKKPSTPALWPNQTAEEEIGLKYEILDLILYGLEHFMPTKSIATQLHLPAKTIATVKKRWLQTEHKRQMPLTTKLQYRTINADFRLTRVTEVV
- a CDS encoding ATP-binding protein, whose amino-acid sequence is MSNHFGSICEVKGDKISFFLNKGTNLCFGQIVRVDSGNSRFYARVVNAQSKSTLDTGEQLREAEGKEAFGPYSCYKNIEAILFLERKAGKVRSPTFNPNYMDKVYPTTAEDSDVLKLAGELKIGYLRSGEQTLGIVGINVDAIPRMMGIFGMTGSGKTNTELIINAQLVDHSPRTAGLIFDFAGQLLEGKELNNKGLCNHPFFHSRVRFYSTKEEKLRVGLRTLRPWKLRNLYPDITPPQNRLAEKLYQQLGEGWIEKSREEYERNGRTGIAKITSAHRETIAALMRKLLSLDSRLFPPSRYSFIDDVIENISQGITCLVDISGITIEEQHRVVCLTASGVANHYKRMWEAKFEEWQKLPTLLITLEEAHEFLDPSREGTIFSAIALTYRKYRVGLNAVTPRPSRINPDVFAELWTKVIMKTELKTDRDYLTRNTPYLEYSDTEVKMLDIGEALLISEPKIRFAVPVKVTHYPEYLETKEKVDYNLPPSKPLKAMEENLKRLRNAARNLGTS
- a CDS encoding trypsin-like peptidase domain-containing protein is translated as MIALIVVAGIVGSIYTYQLCSGRVRELENKVATLQTQISAMTEALGSYNQTSVGNISLSELYDGIKDSVVLIRGQTAHGEVAGSGFVYNYSSDFFSGPIVITNYHVVQGTTSRSVTFTNGHAYSASVLGSDVYVDLAVLSVGGASPEEFKPLPIVSSSLVRVGDFVIAIGNPYELIGSMTTGIVSQLGRAIPEELAGGYSIANVIQISAPINPGNSGGPLLNSKGQVVGVTFAIIENSTGVGFAIPSNAILREIAWLVNGTSYPHSWIGVMGMDMTYEFAQEMGTSTTYGWLILDVISHSPAAKYELKADDIILAMNDTQIINGDEISSYLEEHTLPGQTTNITVERGGSEMIILLVLGTRPPPS
- a CDS encoding MarR family transcriptional regulator — encoded protein: MLDPFILVSVLSVFTLIVAVLYSKRIREAHEKYVEAKSIIGDVIFSFNRQVQRQGDQLEISARKVDVLSSHNEFFTEKLAKQEKEVQALAKKVKSLPTLEKVLTRIDALEDKFVEVSSMRDTLLQKVDEMEERRFHQIESETKIESAIPIKREKALAPLTTTELSVLEFLAIEGEKTAPEIKERIKLSREHTARLMKKLYEDGYLERSTSKIPFKYHLKEEMRKILRGPEQKG
- a CDS encoding pyridoxal phosphate-dependent aminotransferase, with translation MRRKKAERLENIKPSGIRRLFALTQNMPDLISLGLGEPDFTPPMHVLEAAKQAIIEGKTHYTPSSGIPELREALAKKFTREYGLFYNPENEILVTVGATEAVFLALLAFINPGDEVLIPDPGFVCYEPAVLIAGGTPVSMPMLEDDCFKPDIETVTSLITEKSRVIILNFPNNPTGSILTYDELAELSKLAVEKDLIIISDEVYEKIIYDDAKHYCLATFPGMRERTIVVNSFSKTYAMTGFRVGCALGHEDLISPMLLTQQFTVACVDGPAQYAATAALEGPQKFVSEMVSKFDKRRRLVYRRLGEIEGFNCFLPKGAFYAFPNIKSYKTTSADFSEFLLKKAKVAVTPGSSFGKYGENYLRFSFATAYEKINEALDRIEKAVGNAKTR